One Streptomyces sp. B21-105 genomic region harbors:
- a CDS encoding N-acetylglucosamine kinase, protein MTSGAHPGPGTSAGPGTGILAVDSGGSGVRVALGSAGRGALGRRSSAVPVRTGARGIDPVHLMEQLVPLVRALAAETGAPPPTTAVVGVAGLATLGAALRAELPSALAREFGVRTTVLAADAVTAYVGALGMRPGAVVAAGTGLIAVGMDLTAWQQADGWGHLLGDCGGGAWIGRAGLEAALRAHDQRPGGSAALPARAEERFGPMAALPGQLYPRPDRPAVLASFAPLVAECAQDDPVAGGILHTAARHVAESAAAVCPPGGEPRIALTGGLFALGDPLLVPLEDELARRLPHALRVPAEGDPLDGAVRVAAGLAAGALGLPREETLLSVLPSG, encoded by the coding sequence GTGACCTCCGGCGCCCACCCGGGCCCCGGCACCTCGGCCGGCCCCGGCACGGGCATCCTCGCCGTGGATTCGGGCGGTTCGGGAGTGCGGGTCGCTCTGGGGTCGGCCGGACGGGGCGCTCTGGGCCGGCGTTCGTCCGCGGTGCCCGTGCGCACCGGGGCGCGCGGCATCGACCCGGTGCATCTGATGGAGCAACTGGTTCCGCTGGTCAGGGCGTTGGCGGCTGAGACCGGCGCACCGCCGCCGACCACGGCCGTCGTGGGCGTGGCGGGCCTCGCCACCCTGGGAGCCGCGCTGCGCGCCGAGCTCCCGTCCGCCCTGGCGCGGGAGTTCGGCGTCCGTACGACCGTGCTGGCGGCCGACGCCGTCACCGCCTATGTCGGGGCGCTCGGGATGCGGCCGGGAGCGGTGGTGGCCGCGGGCACCGGCCTGATCGCGGTCGGCATGGATCTGACGGCCTGGCAGCAGGCGGACGGCTGGGGGCATCTGCTGGGCGACTGCGGGGGCGGCGCCTGGATCGGCCGGGCCGGGCTGGAGGCCGCGCTGCGCGCCCACGACCAACGCCCCGGCGGGTCCGCGGCGCTGCCGGCCCGCGCCGAGGAGCGGTTCGGCCCGATGGCCGCCCTGCCCGGGCAGCTGTACCCGCGCCCGGACCGCCCGGCCGTCCTCGCCTCGTTCGCGCCGCTGGTGGCCGAGTGCGCGCAGGACGACCCGGTGGCGGGCGGCATCCTGCACACCGCGGCCCGGCATGTCGCGGAGTCGGCCGCCGCCGTCTGCCCGCCGGGGGGTGAGCCGCGGATCGCGCTCACCGGGGGCCTGTTCGCCCTGGGCGACCCCCTCCTCGTCCCCCTGGAAGACGAACTGGCGAGACGGCTGCCGCACGCCCTGCGGGTGCCCGCCGAGGGCGATCCGCTGGACGGCGCCGTGCGCGTCGCCGCCGGCCTGGCAGCGGGCGCCCTGGGCTTGCCGCGTGAGGAGACGCTGCTGTCGGTGCTGCCGTCCGGGTAA